One window from the genome of Aneurinibacillus sp. REN35 encodes:
- the pdxT gene encoding pyridoxal 5'-phosphate synthase glutaminase subunit PdxT, with the protein MKVGVLALQGAVAEHLRLLTLAGAEAVAVKRVEQLDELDGLVIPGGESTAIGKLMKKYGFDTALREFAAQKKPLFGTCAGLIILANAIEGQDWVHLGLMNINVARNAFGRQRESFEIDLPIPGVAEDFRAVFIRAPLIREVGDEVEILARYKDEIVAAREGHLLCASFHPELTDDARLHAYFLTMVKEYRAQEAVGIAK; encoded by the coding sequence ATGAAAGTAGGCGTATTGGCGCTGCAGGGTGCGGTGGCGGAGCATCTTCGCCTCCTTACCCTTGCAGGTGCGGAAGCGGTCGCAGTGAAACGAGTAGAACAGTTGGATGAACTCGATGGTCTGGTGATCCCTGGAGGCGAGAGTACCGCGATTGGCAAGCTGATGAAGAAATACGGCTTTGATACAGCTCTGCGCGAATTTGCAGCACAGAAAAAGCCGTTGTTCGGCACGTGTGCGGGCCTGATCATCTTAGCTAATGCCATTGAAGGCCAGGATTGGGTTCACCTTGGTCTAATGAACATCAATGTAGCGCGCAATGCGTTCGGACGCCAGCGGGAGAGCTTTGAAATTGATCTGCCGATTCCAGGTGTAGCCGAAGATTTTCGTGCCGTGTTCATCCGTGCGCCGCTCATTCGCGAGGTGGGCGATGAAGTAGAGATTCTGGCTCGCTATAAGGATGAGATCGTTGCTGCGCGTGAAGGACATCTGTTATGCGCATCGTTTCATCCGGAGTTGACAGATGATGCACGCTTACATGCGTATTTTCTTACTATGGTTAAAGAATACCGCGCACAAGAAGCGGTCGGCATTGCAAAATAA
- the pdxS gene encoding pyridoxal 5'-phosphate synthase lyase subunit PdxS: protein MTQQGTDRVKRGMAEMQKGGVIMDVVNAEQARIAEAAGAVAVMALERVPADIRAAGGVARMADPTIVEDVMAAVTIPVMAKARIGHFVEAKVLEALGVDYIDESEVLTPADEVFHINKRDFTVPFVCGARDLGEALRRIGEGASMIRTKGEPGTGNIVEAVRHQRMMQSQIRKIASMSEDELMAEAKNIGAPYELLKQVRDTGKLPVVNFAAGGVATPADAALMMQLGSDGVFVGSGIFKSDNPERFARAIVEATTHYQDYALIGQLSKNLGNAMKGIDVTSLLENERMAVRGW from the coding sequence ATGACACAGCAAGGAACTGATCGAGTAAAACGCGGAATGGCAGAAATGCAAAAAGGCGGCGTCATCATGGACGTTGTGAATGCGGAGCAAGCACGCATTGCAGAAGCAGCAGGGGCGGTAGCTGTTATGGCGCTAGAGCGCGTACCAGCTGACATTCGCGCAGCAGGCGGGGTAGCACGTATGGCGGATCCAACGATTGTGGAAGATGTGATGGCAGCCGTAACAATCCCGGTAATGGCCAAAGCACGTATCGGTCATTTCGTAGAGGCAAAAGTTCTAGAAGCATTAGGCGTAGACTACATTGACGAATCAGAAGTATTGACTCCAGCTGATGAAGTGTTCCATATTAATAAGCGCGATTTCACGGTTCCGTTCGTATGCGGTGCTCGTGACCTTGGCGAAGCGCTGCGCCGAATCGGTGAAGGGGCATCCATGATCCGTACAAAAGGTGAGCCGGGAACAGGTAACATCGTAGAGGCTGTTCGTCACCAGCGTATGATGCAAAGCCAGATTCGCAAGATCGCCAGCATGTCTGAAGATGAGCTGATGGCAGAAGCAAAAAATATCGGCGCACCATATGAGCTTCTTAAGCAAGTTCGTGACACTGGTAAGCTGCCGGTCGTAAATTTTGCAGCAGGCGGTGTAGCCACTCCTGCGGATGCAGCTCTCATGATGCAGCTTGGTTCTGACGGTGTATTCGTAGGTTCAGGTATCTTCAAGTCAGATAATCCGGAACGCTTTGCTCGTGCTATTGTAGAAGCAACCACTCATTATCAAGACTATGCATTGATCGGACAGTTGTCTAAAAACCTTGGTAATGCAATGAAAGGCATTGATGTAACATCCCTGCTCGAAAACGAGCGCATGGCTGTACGGGGCTGGTAA
- a CDS encoding acyl-CoA thioesterase, protein MKDKAVKDSRVVKTSIVLPPDTNQHGTMFGGKLMAYIDDVAALSATRHARVPVVTASTDSVDFLYPINPNDSVCVESFVISTGTSSMEVFVKVISEGLYTGERKIAATAFLTFVALDENKKPVPVPRVIPETEEEKKLHERAAQRSQMRKMRREESRRLAEFLTVRKPWE, encoded by the coding sequence ATGAAAGACAAAGCAGTCAAAGATTCACGTGTAGTTAAAACAAGCATCGTGCTACCCCCAGACACGAATCAGCATGGCACTATGTTCGGGGGAAAGCTGATGGCGTATATTGACGATGTAGCCGCCCTCTCGGCAACCCGGCATGCGCGCGTTCCGGTCGTAACAGCTTCTACTGATTCGGTTGACTTTCTCTATCCAATCAATCCGAATGACTCGGTATGCGTAGAATCGTTTGTCATCTCGACCGGTACAAGTTCCATGGAAGTATTCGTCAAAGTAATCTCGGAAGGTCTTTATACAGGAGAGCGAAAGATTGCAGCCACCGCCTTTCTTACCTTTGTAGCCCTTGATGAGAATAAAAAACCTGTGCCTGTTCCTCGCGTGATTCCGGAAACGGAGGAAGAAAAAAAGCTGCACGAACGCGCGGCACAGCGTTCACAGATGCGCAAAATGCGGCGAGAAGAAAGCCGCCGCTTAGCTGAATTTCTGACTGTACGCAAACCGTGGGAATAA
- a CDS encoding aldehyde dehydrogenase family protein, producing the protein MSGTTHEAGTVQATRLRHMYIDGKWTESFTGATRDIINPATGEVIGTVAEGGAEEAAAAIKAARRAFDEDGWASSHARERAAILLRTAELLEQHAEEFAVLDTLNNGKPLRESRYDVEDAANQFRYFAGLATTPHGQTYDVPDEIQAVVVREPLGVVSQIIPWNYPLVMATQKIAAALAAGCTLVIKPAEQTPLSLIRLFELLEEASLPKGVANLVLGRGESVGGEMARHPLVDKVAFTGGTQTGIAIMKAAADTVKKVGLELGGKSPNIVFADADFETAVDYALYAIFANQGQVCSAGSRLLLERSIHDRFVAELVERAQHITVGPGMDEATEMGPLISEVQMNRVLQYIEIGKEEGATLCCGGMRLLDNGLANGFFVAPTIFTNTEPAMRIVQEEIFGPVLVIQTFETEEEAIRLANGTKYGLAGAVFTSDGAKAQRVIRKLRAGITWINTYHPTFNEAPWGGYKQSGIGRELGTYGFEEYLEVKQINTSLHVKPSGWFAKKEK; encoded by the coding sequence ATGAGCGGCACAACACATGAAGCAGGCACCGTACAGGCGACGCGCCTGCGGCATATGTATATTGACGGCAAATGGACAGAAAGCTTTACAGGAGCTACACGAGATATCATCAACCCGGCGACAGGTGAGGTTATCGGTACAGTAGCTGAAGGTGGGGCGGAAGAAGCAGCAGCAGCCATTAAGGCCGCCCGCCGCGCCTTCGATGAAGATGGCTGGGCTTCAAGTCATGCGCGGGAGCGCGCTGCGATTCTGCTGCGGACGGCCGAATTGCTTGAGCAGCATGCAGAGGAATTCGCCGTGCTCGATACGCTGAATAACGGCAAGCCATTGCGCGAATCGCGCTATGATGTAGAGGACGCGGCCAATCAGTTTCGATATTTTGCAGGACTTGCTACGACACCACACGGACAGACATACGATGTGCCTGATGAGATACAGGCAGTTGTTGTTCGCGAGCCGCTCGGCGTGGTGAGTCAGATCATTCCTTGGAATTACCCGCTTGTTATGGCGACACAAAAAATTGCTGCGGCACTCGCAGCAGGCTGTACACTTGTAATTAAGCCTGCCGAACAGACGCCGCTCTCTCTGATTCGCCTTTTTGAGCTGCTTGAAGAGGCGTCTCTTCCAAAGGGAGTAGCCAATCTTGTATTGGGTCGAGGTGAATCGGTAGGAGGGGAGATGGCTCGCCATCCGCTGGTGGATAAAGTTGCGTTTACCGGAGGAACACAGACGGGCATTGCGATTATGAAAGCTGCTGCAGATACGGTAAAGAAGGTAGGGCTTGAGCTTGGGGGCAAGTCACCGAATATCGTGTTTGCGGATGCGGATTTTGAGACAGCGGTAGATTATGCGTTGTATGCGATCTTTGCCAATCAAGGGCAAGTGTGCTCGGCAGGATCGCGTCTGCTGCTAGAGCGAAGCATTCACGATCGCTTTGTTGCAGAGCTTGTCGAGAGGGCACAGCACATTACTGTTGGTCCGGGCATGGACGAGGCAACGGAGATGGGACCGCTCATTTCGGAAGTGCAGATGAATCGAGTCCTGCAATACATTGAAATTGGTAAAGAGGAAGGAGCGACCCTGTGCTGTGGCGGCATGCGTCTGCTGGATAACGGGTTAGCAAACGGCTTTTTTGTTGCGCCGACCATTTTTACAAACACAGAGCCGGCTATGCGAATCGTTCAGGAGGAAATTTTCGGGCCTGTGCTTGTTATTCAAACATTTGAAACCGAGGAAGAAGCGATCCGCCTTGCCAACGGAACAAAATATGGGCTAGCAGGAGCGGTATTCACTTCCGACGGGGCGAAAGCCCAGCGCGTGATTCGCAAGCTTAGGGCAGGTATTACGTGGATTAATACGTATCATCCAACATTCAATGAAGCGCCATGGGGTGGCTATAAACAGAGCGGTATTGGACGTGAGCTGGGAACGTACGGATTTGAAGAGTATCTCGAAGTTAAGCAGATTAATACCAGCTTGCATGTAAAGCCGAGCGGTTGGTTTGCTAAGAAAGAAAAATAA
- a CDS encoding putrescine aminotransferase: protein MRKTNQEVLQAAEEILSFIEKKTLALDEQQQIVDDSIYNFTNFVTEAILKHRKSVSTDFSVVEWQGEGAVFRDTKGDEYIDCLGGYGVYLLGHRHPKVVNAVKAQIDRYALHSQEMVDPLRGYLSKLVAYITPGDLQHTYLVNCGTEANEMALKLARLSTGKKSFISMEKGFHGKTLGSLSASGKATFREPYLPLVPGFQHVEYGNADAVEAAIRNLINVGETVAGVIAEPIQGEGGVNMPPEGYFKRLREICDRYECLLIIDEVQTGMGRTGKMFGMDHYDVVPDIMTLGKAFGGGVMPIAAMVAKRKHWGKMEENPFLLGSSTFGGNPLCCAGAIAGIKTIIEEDIPRQAGEKGDYILARLAEIKEQFPDMMKEVRGVGLLIGMEFSTNAIGYELAKRLFGDHILVGGTLNNATVIRLEPPAVISYEQIDTVLDAIERNLGAMQSEKVSLTSK from the coding sequence ATGCGAAAAACAAATCAGGAAGTATTGCAGGCTGCAGAAGAGATTCTCTCATTCATTGAAAAAAAGACGCTGGCGCTGGATGAGCAACAGCAAATTGTGGATGATTCCATCTATAATTTTACCAACTTTGTGACTGAAGCGATCCTAAAACACCGCAAATCGGTATCAACGGATTTCTCTGTTGTGGAATGGCAGGGAGAGGGAGCGGTATTCCGTGATACAAAGGGAGACGAGTACATTGATTGTCTTGGAGGTTATGGCGTCTACTTACTTGGACACCGTCATCCAAAGGTAGTCAATGCGGTGAAGGCACAAATTGACCGTTATGCGCTGCACAGTCAGGAGATGGTCGATCCGCTGCGCGGCTACTTATCCAAGCTGGTCGCCTACATTACTCCTGGGGATTTGCAGCATACGTATCTCGTGAATTGTGGAACGGAAGCAAATGAGATGGCGTTAAAGCTAGCCCGACTGTCCACGGGGAAAAAGTCCTTTATTTCAATGGAAAAAGGATTCCACGGTAAGACGCTTGGTTCATTGTCTGCATCAGGAAAAGCAACATTCCGGGAGCCGTATCTGCCGCTCGTCCCAGGCTTTCAGCATGTGGAATACGGCAATGCTGATGCGGTGGAGGCGGCGATTCGCAACCTGATCAATGTAGGGGAGACCGTCGCCGGGGTAATTGCCGAGCCAATTCAGGGTGAGGGCGGGGTCAACATGCCGCCAGAAGGCTATTTCAAGCGCCTGCGCGAGATTTGTGATCGCTATGAGTGTTTGCTTATTATAGATGAAGTACAGACAGGAATGGGACGTACAGGTAAAATGTTCGGAATGGATCACTATGATGTTGTGCCGGATATTATGACTCTTGGTAAGGCATTCGGAGGCGGTGTGATGCCGATTGCAGCCATGGTTGCCAAGCGTAAACACTGGGGCAAGATGGAGGAGAATCCTTTCCTGCTCGGCTCCTCTACCTTTGGGGGGAACCCGCTTTGCTGCGCGGGTGCAATCGCTGGGATCAAGACAATTATCGAAGAGGACATTCCGCGTCAAGCAGGGGAGAAGGGCGATTATATTCTCGCACGTCTAGCTGAAATCAAAGAGCAATTCCCAGACATGATGAAAGAGGTACGCGGCGTAGGTCTTCTTATTGGAATGGAATTCTCTACGAATGCAATTGGATATGAGCTGGCGAAGCGTTTATTTGGAGATCATATTTTGGTGGGGGGTACGCTTAACAATGCGACAGTGATTCGCTTGGAGCCGCCGGCGGTCATCTCCTACGAACAAATCGATACGGTGCTCGATGCGATTGAACGCAATTTAGGTGCGATGCAAAGTGAAAAAGTAAGCCTTACAAGTAAGTGA
- a CDS encoding sigma-54-dependent Fis family transcriptional regulator, which produces MTPLLSIQPMVQLVADAISAALKVETEIVDEDMTVIAGTGKYREKINLKEEGGSREEGYLYGRVLMHNRWYVVENAQQDPEYDPSVQNGDTEEFAEICCPIRYHGEAIGVIGLIAFTPEQRQHLIYNQENMLTFLFRMAELIESKISEVRAIHQLELTTQNLATLLESVQEGIIAIDADGRITHCNRAAELLIHRDKKQVIGQPLDSVWPGSPMLDVLRSGQGYKEKEEIYTSPSSHMHFIVDAVPVILNEQLVSVVASFRRMSDVRRLAYSLTGSEALSSFSGIKGESQSVQVIKQQAAQVARSHSSVLITGESGTGKGLFAMAIHSHSPRSSGPFITVNCGAIPETLLESELFGYVKGAFTGANREGKPGKFELANGGTLFLDEIGDIPLHLQVKLLHALQYKQIQRVGGERPIPVDIRVIAATNRNLEQMVEEREFRSDLYFRLNVIPLYIPPLRERKEDIPALMHHFLQKHARLLARNVSGFSLEVQELFLHYPWPGNVRELENAVEYAVNMETGPIIGPESIPQRVLRLRSTEREMLSLKERIYQFEGTILADMLKKYGTSVQAKRKIAKELNISLATLYRKLEEQAFLKNKKYS; this is translated from the coding sequence TTGACGCCCTTATTGAGCATTCAACCGATGGTACAGCTTGTCGCGGATGCGATTTCCGCTGCGCTCAAAGTAGAGACAGAGATCGTAGATGAAGATATGACCGTTATAGCCGGGACGGGAAAGTATCGCGAGAAGATCAATCTAAAGGAAGAAGGAGGAAGTCGCGAGGAGGGGTATCTGTATGGCCGTGTCCTGATGCACAATCGATGGTATGTGGTCGAGAATGCGCAGCAGGACCCGGAATATGATCCTTCCGTACAAAATGGGGATACAGAGGAATTCGCAGAGATTTGCTGTCCGATTCGCTATCATGGCGAGGCCATTGGCGTAATCGGCCTCATCGCCTTCACCCCGGAGCAGCGGCAGCACCTCATCTACAACCAAGAAAACATGCTGACATTTCTCTTCCGTATGGCGGAGTTGATCGAAAGTAAAATATCGGAAGTGCGGGCCATTCATCAACTAGAGCTTACGACGCAGAACTTGGCCACGCTGCTCGAATCGGTACAGGAAGGAATTATCGCCATTGACGCTGACGGACGGATTACTCATTGCAACCGAGCTGCCGAGCTATTGATTCACCGGGACAAAAAGCAAGTAATCGGCCAGCCGCTTGATTCGGTATGGCCCGGTTCTCCCATGCTTGATGTGCTGCGGAGCGGGCAAGGGTATAAAGAAAAAGAAGAAATCTATACATCGCCTTCTTCACATATGCACTTTATTGTTGATGCGGTGCCGGTCATCCTCAATGAGCAACTCGTATCTGTCGTCGCATCTTTTCGTCGTATGTCGGATGTGCGTCGCCTCGCTTATTCGTTGACAGGCAGTGAAGCGCTATCCTCATTCTCCGGTATCAAGGGCGAGAGTCAATCGGTTCAGGTTATTAAGCAGCAGGCAGCTCAAGTGGCCAGAAGTCACTCCAGCGTGCTTATTACGGGAGAGAGCGGTACGGGAAAGGGATTGTTCGCCATGGCGATTCACTCGCACAGTCCCCGCAGCTCAGGCCCTTTTATTACAGTGAATTGCGGGGCCATACCGGAAACGCTGCTCGAATCCGAGCTGTTCGGTTATGTGAAAGGCGCGTTTACTGGAGCCAATCGGGAAGGGAAGCCGGGAAAATTCGAGCTGGCTAACGGAGGCACTCTTTTCCTTGATGAAATCGGAGACATTCCGCTCCATTTGCAGGTGAAGCTTTTGCATGCCCTGCAATACAAACAAATCCAGCGTGTGGGAGGCGAGCGGCCGATACCGGTGGATATTCGGGTGATTGCCGCTACCAACCGGAATCTTGAGCAGATGGTAGAAGAGAGAGAATTTCGTTCCGATTTGTATTTTCGTTTGAATGTCATTCCGCTCTACATTCCGCCACTGCGGGAGCGAAAAGAAGATATCCCAGCTCTCATGCATCATTTTCTCCAAAAGCATGCTCGATTGTTGGCGCGGAACGTGAGCGGTTTTTCTTTAGAGGTGCAGGAATTATTTCTTCACTATCCGTGGCCGGGAAATGTGCGTGAGCTTGAAAATGCGGTTGAATATGCGGTGAATATGGAAACAGGTCCGATCATCGGACCGGAGAGCATTCCCCAGCGCGTGCTTCGTCTGCGAAGTACAGAGCGTGAGATGCTGTCACTTAAAGAGCGAATCTATCAATTTGAAGGTACGATTCTTGCAGACATGCTAAAAAAGTACGGGACGTCTGTACAGGCAAAACGAAAAATTGCTAAAGAGTTAAATATCAGCTTAGCTACGCTCTACCGAAAATTAGAAGAACAGGCATTTCTCAAAAATAAGAAATATTCCTGA
- a CDS encoding APC family permease translates to MGNTSLKRSLKLRHIVMLGLGYLTPMVVFDTFGIASGETGGHVPLAYLIALAAMLFTAFSYGKMVRAFPSAGSAYTYAQKSIHPHVGFLVGWAAMLDYLFLPMVNILLMQIYFTAIFPSVPPWVWVVLFVLFVTGINIRSVKSAANVNTVFVIYQFVVVAAFIALAVWVLQETPQAGSINWAQPFYGEGMQMSALMAGATVLCFSFLGFDAVTTYSEETDDPKRTIPRAIFLTALHGGGLFIAASYFVQIIFPSVEMFKNPDATAPEISLFAGGRAFELFFLGASFLGALASGIASHASVSRLLYVMGRDKVLPNKFFGYVHPKWRTPLFNVIFTGVVSLGAVFFTLEAATSFINFGALIAFTFVNLSVIAHYALHKKQYRTGKELLSNVIVPLIGAAFVAVLWYNLDGNSFMLGLVWVAFGFFYLMYLTRMFKAKPIEMRFDETESEEKEDEEDRTSIHA, encoded by the coding sequence ATGGGCAATACTTCATTGAAACGATCATTGAAGCTAAGGCATATTGTTATGCTTGGGCTTGGGTATTTAACGCCAATGGTCGTCTTCGATACATTCGGCATTGCTTCTGGGGAAACCGGAGGACATGTTCCACTTGCCTATCTCATTGCGCTTGCTGCCATGCTGTTTACTGCATTCAGCTACGGGAAAATGGTGCGTGCGTTCCCAAGTGCGGGCTCTGCGTATACCTACGCACAAAAAAGCATCCATCCGCATGTCGGCTTTTTGGTCGGATGGGCTGCGATGCTTGATTATCTCTTTCTTCCCATGGTCAATATTTTGCTGATGCAGATTTATTTTACAGCGATCTTCCCTAGCGTCCCGCCGTGGGTGTGGGTGGTGCTTTTCGTTTTATTTGTTACTGGTATTAATATAAGAAGTGTGAAGTCGGCCGCAAATGTAAATACGGTTTTTGTCATCTACCAGTTTGTTGTTGTGGCAGCTTTTATCGCCTTGGCGGTCTGGGTACTCCAAGAAACGCCCCAGGCGGGCAGCATTAACTGGGCGCAGCCATTTTATGGCGAAGGGATGCAGATGTCCGCATTGATGGCTGGAGCTACTGTATTATGTTTCTCTTTTCTAGGGTTTGATGCGGTGACAACGTATTCAGAAGAAACGGATGATCCGAAGCGAACCATTCCACGCGCGATTTTTCTTACCGCTCTTCATGGCGGAGGGCTCTTTATCGCCGCCTCCTATTTTGTGCAGATTATCTTTCCAAGCGTTGAAATGTTTAAAAATCCGGATGCAACCGCCCCGGAAATCTCTCTGTTTGCAGGGGGACGAGCGTTTGAGTTATTTTTCCTTGGTGCGTCCTTTCTCGGTGCTCTGGCTTCTGGTATCGCCTCTCACGCTAGTGTATCCCGGCTTTTATACGTAATGGGACGCGACAAGGTTCTCCCCAATAAATTTTTCGGCTATGTGCATCCAAAGTGGAGAACGCCGTTGTTTAATGTCATATTTACTGGTGTCGTCTCGCTTGGTGCGGTATTCTTCACACTCGAAGCAGCAACTTCCTTTATTAACTTTGGCGCATTAATCGCATTTACGTTCGTTAATTTATCAGTCATTGCCCATTATGCATTACACAAAAAGCAATATCGAACAGGGAAAGAATTGCTATCGAATGTAATTGTTCCGTTGATTGGCGCCGCCTTTGTCGCTGTGCTCTGGTATAATCTGGACGGGAACTCCTTTATGCTTGGACTGGTGTGGGTGGCATTCGGGTTCTTTTATCTGATGTATTTAACGCGCATGTTTAAGGCAAAACCTATCGAAATGCGGTTTGATGAAACCGAGAGCGAAGAAAAAGAAGACGAAGAGGATCGTACATCCATCCATGCCTAA
- a CDS encoding DNA topoisomerase III, whose amino-acid sequence MKTLVLAEKPSVGREIARVLGCNQKNKNYIEGPKYIVTWALGHLVELAEPEDYDPKYKTWRLDDLPIVPDRMRLKVIRESSHQFRAISQLTKRKDIKDLIIATDAGREGELVARWIMELIKWNKPYKRLWISSQTDKAIKEGFAQVKPGAAYDNLYQSAVCRAEADWLIGLNITRALTSKFNAQLSAGRVQTPTLSMLIEREEEIRKFKPVEYWTLTADFGSFSGMWRAKSNQNGRLFKKETAQEIDRKIEGKKGKIVDVKTSEKNEPQPLAYDLTELQRDANKRYNFSAKHTSNVLQKLYEQHKLVTYPRTDSRHLTSDMIPTFKSRLDSIEVGPYAQLVRPLQKLKSLPITKRIVDDSKVTDHHAIIPTEEPLRLGELTNDERKLYDLIVRRFIALFYPAYRYERIQLTAEVDGEAFYAQGKSVKDIGWKTVYGAESSASSAEETGEEEADQTLPPLREGDEVAIKHTAMHSHLTKPPQRLTESDLLARMEKNNLGTPATRADIIEKLLKTDTIERQGNRLYPTKKGTQLIELVTEELRSPELTAKWECQLEDIARGRGDAAAFLSNIRRQAAVLVKEIRTSEAEYKPHNVTGSKCPECGENLREIKGKRGKMLVCPSRECSYRRSAEKQLSNRRCPQCKKKMELRTGKAGKFFQCKPCNVVDKLEEAASGKGGKMNKRQEKALLTKYSNDGGLSSNLGDLLKAALEKKKE is encoded by the coding sequence ATGAAGACATTAGTTCTCGCAGAGAAACCAAGCGTAGGCAGAGAGATTGCCCGCGTGCTTGGATGCAACCAAAAAAACAAAAATTATATAGAAGGTCCCAAATATATTGTCACTTGGGCGCTTGGCCATTTGGTCGAATTGGCTGAGCCTGAGGATTATGATCCAAAGTACAAAACATGGAGGCTGGATGATTTGCCGATCGTGCCTGATCGGATGCGGCTGAAGGTTATTCGGGAGTCGTCTCACCAATTCCGTGCCATCTCGCAATTGACCAAGCGTAAAGACATTAAGGATTTAATCATCGCGACAGATGCTGGACGGGAAGGGGAGTTGGTTGCGCGATGGATTATGGAGCTTATCAAATGGAACAAGCCGTATAAACGGCTGTGGATATCCTCGCAGACTGATAAAGCAATCAAAGAAGGATTCGCACAGGTTAAACCAGGGGCTGCTTACGATAATTTATATCAATCGGCTGTTTGCCGGGCTGAAGCGGATTGGCTGATCGGACTAAACATTACCCGCGCATTGACGAGCAAGTTCAATGCCCAACTATCCGCAGGCCGCGTACAAACGCCGACACTATCCATGCTGATTGAGCGCGAGGAGGAGATTCGGAAGTTCAAACCGGTTGAATACTGGACGCTTACTGCTGATTTTGGCTCTTTTAGCGGGATGTGGCGGGCAAAATCGAATCAGAACGGACGCCTCTTTAAAAAAGAGACGGCACAAGAAATTGACCGTAAAATCGAAGGGAAAAAAGGCAAGATCGTAGATGTCAAAACAAGCGAGAAAAACGAACCGCAGCCGCTCGCATACGATCTCACAGAACTTCAGCGTGACGCGAATAAACGGTATAACTTCTCAGCTAAGCACACCTCTAATGTACTGCAAAAACTGTATGAGCAGCATAAGCTTGTCACTTATCCGCGCACTGATTCGCGCCATCTTACAAGCGATATGATACCGACCTTTAAAAGCCGGCTTGACAGCATTGAGGTCGGACCGTATGCACAGCTTGTGCGCCCACTGCAAAAGCTGAAGTCACTGCCCATTACGAAGCGTATCGTTGATGACAGCAAAGTCACGGACCATCATGCGATTATTCCGACGGAAGAGCCGCTGCGTTTAGGTGAATTAACAAATGATGAGCGTAAGCTGTACGATTTGATCGTTCGGCGTTTTATTGCCCTGTTCTACCCGGCATACCGCTATGAGCGTATTCAATTGACAGCGGAAGTAGATGGTGAAGCCTTTTATGCACAGGGAAAAAGCGTGAAGGATATCGGATGGAAGACGGTATACGGCGCGGAGTCTTCTGCCTCTTCAGCGGAAGAGACAGGGGAGGAGGAAGCTGATCAGACGCTGCCGCCGCTACGTGAAGGCGATGAGGTTGCGATTAAGCATACGGCTATGCACAGCCATCTCACAAAGCCGCCGCAGCGTCTTACCGAATCCGACCTGCTTGCGCGCATGGAAAAAAACAATCTTGGTACGCCAGCCACCCGTGCGGACATTATCGAGAAGCTGCTTAAAACCGATACGATTGAGCGGCAGGGAAATCGCCTGTATCCGACGAAGAAGGGAACGCAACTGATCGAATTGGTGACAGAAGAATTACGCTCGCCAGAGCTGACTGCCAAATGGGAGTGCCAGCTTGAAGATATTGCTCGCGGCAGAGGAGATGCCGCCGCATTCTTATCCAATATTCGTCGTCAAGCCGCTGTCCTGGTAAAAGAAATTCGGACGAGCGAAGCGGAATACAAGCCGCACAATGTGACCGGATCAAAATGTCCCGAGTGCGGCGAGAACCTGCGTGAGATTAAGGGCAAGCGTGGCAAAATGCTCGTATGTCCGAGTCGTGAATGCAGCTATAGACGCTCGGCAGAGAAGCAGTTATCCAATCGTCGCTGTCCGCAGTGTAAGAAAAAGATGGAGCTTCGTACAGGGAAAGCGGGCAAGTTCTTCCAATGCAAGCCGTGTAATGTTGTCGATAAGCTTGAAGAGGCAGCAAGCGGAAAAGGCGGCAAAATGAACAAACGCCAGGAAAAGGCGCTGCTTACCAAATACAGCAATGATGGAGGGTTGTCGTCTAATCTAGGCGATTTGTTAAAGGCGGCACTTGAGAAGAAAAAAGAGTAG